A window from Vulpes lagopus strain Blue_001 chromosome 23, ASM1834538v1, whole genome shotgun sequence encodes these proteins:
- the RNASE12 gene encoding probable inactive ribonuclease-like protein 12 → MILMVIIFLLLLFWENELHEEREVPTLEHLHVDYPQSDIPVRYCNQMVLQRVIRGPDNACKKEHVFIHERPREINRVCTSPKKRVCQNHSSILCFQSVTKFKMTACQLIEGTRYPACRYHISPIVGFAVVTCDHLGPVTLQRYVE, encoded by the coding sequence ATGATCCTAATGGTGATCATTTTCCTGCTGCTTCTGTTCTGGGAGAACGAGCTGCATGAGGAAAGAGAGGTGCCAACCCTGGAGCACTTGCACGTGGACTACCCTCAGAGCGACATTCCTGTAAGGTACTGCAACCAGATGGTCTTACAAAGAGTCATCAGGGGACCTGACAACGCCTGCAAGAAGGAGCACGTTTTCATCCACGAGAGGCCTCGAGAGATCAACAGGGTGTGCACCTCTCCCAAGAAGAGGGTTTGTCAGAACCATTCTTCCATCTTATGTTTCCAGAGTGTGACAAAGTTCAAAATGACAGCCTGTCAGCTCATCGAAGGCACCAGatatcctgcctgcaggtaccaCATTTCCCCCATAGTGGGGTTCGCTGTTGTCACTTGTGATCACTTGGGGCCAGTGACTCTGCAGAGGTATGTTGAGTAA